One window from the genome of Eucalyptus grandis isolate ANBG69807.140 chromosome 7, ASM1654582v1, whole genome shotgun sequence encodes:
- the LOC108961156 gene encoding copper-transporting ATPase PAA1, chloroplastic isoform X2: MGRRNRSWMEPRRPQGRHLRCHNSRRRRNDSWGMCRSVKRIWENQPQVPAASVNLTAETAVIWPLFEAEAVHNWQKELGETVAKHLTNCGFKSNLKVAGWI; encoded by the exons ATGGGAAGGAGAAATCGGTCGTGGATGGAGCCGAGGAGGCCTCAGGGGCGTCACCTCCGATGTCATAATTCTCGACGTCGGA GGAATGACTCGTGGGGGATGTGCAGGAGTGTGAAGAGAATTTGggaaaatcaa CCACAAGTACCTGCCGCCAGTGTCAATCTTACGGCCGAGACAGCAGTTATATGGCCTCTATTTGAAGCCGAGGCTGTACATAACTGGCAAAAAGAGTTGGGAGAAACAGTTGCAAAACACTTGACAAATTGTGGCTTTAAGTCTAACCTCAAG GTTGCTGGTTGGATTTGA
- the LOC108961156 gene encoding uncharacterized protein LOC108961156 isoform X1, with amino-acid sequence MTGVEVEEVVVVVDIVVLIEMVINLAGTIEIVLKEDQEMTAIIRTFLVPMDVVLQETSVQGRKNTPDSSAIEDTAVSCWSCQSLFCCISSSWFSGWTNLLDQTVDV; translated from the exons ATGACAGGtgtggaggtggaggaggtggtggtggtggtggacaTTGTGGTCCTGATCGAAATGGTGATCAATCTGGCAGGCACAATAGAGATTGTACTCAAGGAGGATCAGGAAATGACTGCTATAATCAGGACTTTTCTGGTCCCTATGGACGTTGTGTTACAGGAAACTTCTGTTCAGGGTAGAAAGAATACTCCTGATAG CAGTGCAATTGAAGATACTGCTGTTTCTTGCTGGAgttgtcaaagtctgttctgtTGCATCTCTTCTTCATGGTTCTCTGGGTGGACAAATCTGCTTGATCAGACTGTTGATGTGTGA
- the LOC120296298 gene encoding uncharacterized protein LOC120296298 has product MGWTWMGEISLRKKLSLKVQVETKMVIAVVIVALIGIVVLEEDQEMTAKSGLLWSLRTSWYRKLLFGGERIFLIVQLEVLLLLAGAKVPYVASLLYCSLGGQICLISLLMCELWLKDSTI; this is encoded by the exons ATGGGATGGACTTGGATGGGAGAAATATCATTGAGGAAAAAGCTCAGCCTCAAGGTTCAGGTAGAGACCAAGATGGTGATTGCAGTTGTGATTGTGGCCCTAATAGGGATAGTGGTACTCGAGGAGGATCAGGAAATGACTGCTAAATCAGGACTGCTCTGGTCCCTACGAACATCGTGGTACAGGAAACTTCTGTTTGGGGGAGAAAGAATATTCCTGATAG TGCAATTGGAAGTACTGCTGTTACTTGCTGGAGCCAAAGTCCCTTATGTTGCATCTCTCCTTTATTGTTCTCTGGGTGGACAAATCTGCTTGATCAGTCTTTTGATGTGCGAACTTTGGCTAAAAGATTCAACTATTTAA